One region of Halohasta litchfieldiae genomic DNA includes:
- a CDS encoding ammonium transporter, giving the protein MSTLLQVDPTEFAAAMNGTWILVVTFLIFFMHAGFAMLEAGQVRSKNVANQLTKNLLTWSLGVTVFFLIGTAVSSLLSGSDAGLASVAGTLFADGTLAVEAGTIGPYVNWLYGAVFAMTAATIVSGAVAGRAKLRAYVTYTFLLAAVIYPVVIAFTWSAADTGLVQQLTGTAFHDFAGGMIVHGMGGIAGLTAAAVLGPRMDRYAEDGSTNVIPGHSLTFAVLGTLVLAFGWYGFNVGTASVVSDGVFNTQVLNLVAMSTTIAMASGGLGAGLVAWAKTGKVDTLYVANGLLAGLVGITAIPDTTVWWGAFLVGGLAGAQLPIVFEFVSDTLKIDDVCAVFPVHGSAGVLGTLMFPFVAAPGALTNSVGAHFIAQATGVVIIGGWTLTATAIVWYVLKAMGEARVTPEHEQDGLDVSEHGVETYPEFGGDRIATDGGDGMSADEYEIRTDGGEPNDGGIKMVTSVVRPEKLGAVKQALAEINAASLTVTNVSGRGSQPAKKGSWRGEEYTVDLHQKVKIECAVADVPAEDVVAAIRDAANTGEPGDGKIFVQDVENAVQVRTGNDGPEAI; this is encoded by the coding sequence ATGAGCACACTCCTGCAGGTCGACCCGACCGAGTTCGCAGCCGCGATGAACGGAACATGGATTCTCGTGGTTACGTTCCTCATCTTCTTCATGCACGCTGGCTTCGCCATGTTGGAGGCGGGCCAAGTGCGCTCGAAGAACGTCGCCAACCAGCTCACCAAGAACCTCCTGACGTGGAGTCTCGGTGTAACGGTGTTTTTCCTCATTGGTACTGCAGTCAGTAGTTTGTTGAGTGGTTCAGATGCTGGCCTCGCTTCGGTTGCTGGCACACTGTTCGCCGATGGAACGCTCGCAGTCGAGGCAGGCACGATTGGTCCGTACGTCAACTGGCTGTACGGAGCCGTCTTCGCCATGACTGCCGCAACCATCGTTTCGGGAGCAGTTGCCGGCCGCGCGAAACTCCGCGCGTACGTCACCTACACCTTCCTGCTGGCAGCCGTGATCTACCCCGTTGTGATCGCCTTTACGTGGTCAGCCGCTGACACCGGTCTCGTCCAGCAGCTTACCGGAACCGCGTTCCACGACTTCGCCGGCGGGATGATCGTCCACGGAATGGGCGGTATCGCCGGCCTCACCGCTGCAGCAGTCCTCGGTCCACGAATGGACCGCTACGCCGAGGATGGCTCGACGAACGTCATCCCCGGCCACTCGCTGACCTTTGCCGTTCTCGGGACGCTCGTGCTTGCGTTCGGCTGGTACGGCTTCAACGTCGGCACAGCATCTGTAGTCAGTGACGGCGTGTTCAACACGCAGGTGCTGAACCTCGTCGCAATGAGTACGACCATCGCGATGGCCTCCGGTGGCCTCGGTGCCGGACTCGTCGCGTGGGCCAAAACCGGCAAAGTCGACACGCTGTACGTCGCAAACGGCCTGCTGGCAGGTCTCGTCGGCATCACCGCCATCCCAGATACGACTGTCTGGTGGGGTGCCTTCCTTGTCGGCGGCCTCGCAGGAGCCCAACTGCCAATCGTCTTCGAGTTCGTCTCGGATACGCTAAAAATCGACGACGTCTGTGCTGTCTTCCCGGTTCACGGTAGCGCAGGTGTGCTGGGAACGCTGATGTTCCCGTTCGTTGCGGCACCCGGCGCACTGACCAACAGTGTCGGCGCACACTTCATCGCACAGGCAACCGGTGTCGTCATCATCGGTGGCTGGACGCTCACCGCGACCGCAATCGTCTGGTACGTCCTCAAGGCAATGGGTGAGGCACGCGTCACACCTGAACACGAACAGGACGGCCTCGACGTCTCCGAACACGGCGTCGAAACCTACCCAGAGTTCGGTGGCGACCGGATCGCAACCGACGGTGGCGACGGTATGAGTGCAGACGAGTACGAAATCCGAACCGACGGCGGCGAGCCGAACGACGGCGGTATCAAGATGGTCACCTCGGTCGTCCGCCCCGAGAAACTCGGCGCAGTCAAACAGGCCCTCGCCGAGATCAATGCCGCCTCGCTGACGGTCACGAACGTCTCGGGCCGTGGCAGCCAGCCCGCCAAGAAAGGCAGCTGGCGCGGCGAAGAGTACACGGTCGATCTCCACCAGAAGGTCAAAATCGAGTGTGCTGTGGCAGATGTGCCCGCAGAAGACGTCGTTGCAGCGATCCGCGACGCCGCCAACACCGGCGAGCCGGGCGACGGCAAGATCTTCGTCCAAGACGTCGAAAACGCGGTGCAGGTCCGCACCGGCAACGACGGTCCGGAGGCAATCTAA
- the radA gene encoding DNA repair and recombination protein RadA gives MADDELETLPGVGPATADKLIDAGYESYQSIAVASPGELSNTADIGSSTASDIINAARDAADIGGFETGETILERRETIGKLSWQIDEVDELLGGGIETQSITEVYGEFGAGKSQVTHQMAVNVQLPPEQGGLRGSCIFIDTEDTFRPERIDDMVRGLDDEILEATLEDRGMEGSIDDEETMEALVGDFLDRIHVAKAFNSNHQILLAEKAKELAGEHEDSEWPVRMVCVDSLTAHFRAEYVGRGELAERQQKLNKHLHDLMRIGDLYNTSILVTNQVAANPDSYFGDPTQPIGGNILGHTSTFRIYLRKSKADKRIVRLVDAPNLADGEGVMRVKGAGLKPE, from the coding sequence ATGGCAGACGACGAACTCGAAACCCTTCCCGGAGTTGGACCGGCTACGGCGGACAAGCTGATCGACGCAGGCTACGAAAGCTATCAGTCGATTGCGGTCGCCTCACCCGGCGAGCTGTCGAACACCGCCGACATCGGGTCGAGTACCGCCTCGGACATCATCAACGCCGCCCGTGATGCCGCCGACATCGGTGGCTTCGAGACCGGCGAGACCATTCTCGAACGGCGTGAAACGATCGGCAAGCTCTCGTGGCAGATCGACGAAGTCGACGAGCTGCTCGGCGGCGGGATCGAAACCCAGTCCATAACGGAAGTCTACGGCGAGTTCGGCGCTGGCAAATCTCAGGTCACCCACCAGATGGCAGTCAACGTCCAGCTACCGCCCGAACAGGGTGGGCTCCGTGGCTCCTGTATCTTCATCGACACCGAAGATACGTTCCGTCCCGAGCGAATCGACGATATGGTCCGGGGACTCGACGACGAGATCCTAGAGGCCACCCTCGAAGACCGCGGGATGGAAGGCAGCATCGACGACGAGGAGACGATGGAAGCGCTGGTCGGCGACTTCCTCGACCGCATCCACGTCGCCAAGGCGTTCAACTCCAACCACCAGATCCTGCTTGCGGAGAAGGCCAAGGAGCTCGCCGGCGAACACGAGGACAGCGAGTGGCCCGTCCGGATGGTCTGTGTCGACTCCCTGACCGCGCATTTCCGCGCCGAATACGTCGGCCGTGGAGAGCTGGCCGAACGCCAGCAGAAACTGAACAAACACCTGCATGATCTGATGCGAATCGGCGATCTGTACAATACGTCGATTCTGGTCACCAATCAGGTCGCAGCCAACCCTGACTCCTACTTCGGGGACCCAACCCAGCCTATCGGTGGCAACATTCTGGGTCATACCTCGACGTTCCGCATCTATCTCCGGAAGTCCAAGGCCGACAAACGCATCGTCCGACTGGTCGACGCACCCAACCTCGCCGACGGTGAAGGCGTGATGCGCGTGAAAGGTGCGGGTCTGAAACCCGAATAA
- the pspAB gene encoding PspA-associated protein PspAB has translation MKLVVVVRSILGVSAEADATRDADPEDLFGMSTAYVTMEADLGYDNAGKAALCFSSVDSTDFGAMVEEVEAILEAGAEETGTTFDSHADDHGYNWVVLDDDDPEDLLTSIHFAADTFIEQGYGSRLLAAVFAFDKSSTDHAYWIYSFRRGAYYPFVPKGDHERDSKTEFKLQSVLDGELGIEDDESYWYPLWPDRPGGYPWD, from the coding sequence TTGAAGCTTGTCGTCGTAGTGCGGTCGATACTTGGGGTCAGCGCCGAGGCCGACGCCACCCGGGATGCCGACCCCGAGGATCTGTTCGGGATGTCGACCGCCTACGTGACGATGGAGGCCGATTTGGGGTACGACAACGCGGGGAAAGCCGCCCTCTGTTTTTCCTCGGTCGACAGTACCGATTTCGGTGCAATGGTAGAGGAGGTCGAAGCGATTCTGGAAGCCGGTGCCGAAGAGACCGGCACCACCTTCGACTCCCACGCCGATGATCACGGCTACAACTGGGTGGTGCTCGACGACGATGATCCGGAGGATCTGCTGACGAGCATCCACTTCGCCGCCGATACGTTCATCGAACAGGGGTACGGCTCCCGGCTCTTGGCTGCCGTGTTCGCCTTCGACAAAAGCAGCACCGACCACGCCTACTGGATCTACTCGTTCCGCCGCGGGGCCTACTACCCATTCGTCCCGAAAGGTGACCACGAACGCGATAGCAAGACGGAGTTCAAACTCCAGTCGGTACTCGACGGCGAGTTGGGGATCGAGGACGACGAAAGCTACTGGTATCCGCTGTGGCCCGACCGCCCCGGCGGCTACCCGTGGGACTGA
- a CDS encoding TAXI family TRAP transporter solute-binding subunit codes for MPAPVTRRQVVAGLSTGGVLSTLGCLGGDSQRLSLGVGPVDSRSHTAGKALSVAVDQHAEGVSLSIESVKGASQRLYALSEGQFDAAAVDNTTLYRAIEGTGVFDLDAVETVPAQGFSYGWLDHYWLTASDAAADLESTAEFSEELTVYPVQPGMSSRLVTEQLLRAADRWEGIGIDNRPRTAVPAAVDGGEIDVVAAVEPSGQRLAAWCQQLDDQVGDRLGALPVGDAFESAIESAPNAVGGQIEPTGWETARLPSAVDGWRLPMQWLVSPDADSEAVAELTRLAADHAETIRSVDELAVAHSEPDALAAAVIEDQPVHEGVATAFKALDIWDDDWTETDAVD; via the coding sequence ATGCCAGCCCCAGTAACACGCAGACAGGTAGTGGCCGGGCTGTCGACGGGTGGCGTGCTGTCGACGCTGGGCTGTCTCGGGGGCGACAGCCAGCGTCTCAGCCTCGGGGTCGGCCCGGTCGATAGTCGGAGCCACACGGCCGGCAAGGCGCTATCGGTTGCGGTCGACCAGCACGCCGAAGGAGTTTCCCTCAGCATCGAGTCGGTCAAGGGGGCGAGCCAACGCCTGTATGCGCTCAGCGAGGGCCAGTTCGACGCTGCAGCCGTCGACAACACGACGCTCTACCGCGCAATCGAGGGAACGGGCGTCTTCGATCTCGACGCAGTCGAAACGGTCCCCGCCCAGGGGTTCAGCTACGGCTGGCTCGATCACTACTGGCTGACCGCGAGCGACGCGGCGGCCGATCTCGAGTCGACTGCCGAGTTCAGCGAGGAGTTGACGGTGTATCCTGTCCAGCCGGGAATGTCGAGTCGACTGGTGACCGAACAGCTCCTCCGGGCGGCCGACCGCTGGGAAGGGATCGGGATCGACAACCGCCCCCGAACAGCGGTTCCGGCGGCCGTCGACGGCGGTGAAATCGATGTCGTCGCTGCAGTCGAACCCAGCGGTCAGAGGCTTGCAGCGTGGTGCCAACAGCTCGACGATCAGGTGGGCGACCGGCTTGGGGCACTCCCAGTCGGCGATGCCTTCGAGAGTGCCATCGAGAGCGCGCCGAACGCGGTCGGTGGCCAAATCGAGCCGACCGGCTGGGAGACTGCTCGGCTTCCGAGTGCAGTCGACGGCTGGCGACTCCCAATGCAGTGGCTCGTCTCGCCGGACGCAGACAGCGAGGCGGTGGCCGAACTCACGCGTCTCGCTGCCGACCACGCCGAGACGATCCGGTCGGTCGACGAACTGGCGGTCGCCCACTCGGAGCCGGACGCACTGGCCGCCGCCGTGATCGAGGATCAGCCGGTTCACGAGGGTGTCGCCACGGCGTTCAAAGCGCTTGATATCTGGGATGATGACTGGACGGAGACCGATGCAGTCGACTAA
- a CDS encoding metal-dependent hydrolase: MWPLGHAAVAYLCYTGLCRAENRLPESLAVVALLIGSQTPDLVDKPLSWYLGVLPTGRSLAHSLLVLGPLIGVVYLLAARSGRAEYGIAFSIGALSHLLADSLPALWGGTDGSYLLWPLLAVEPYESGPPSILALFTESLGQPYFLAEFVLAGLAVAVWQRDGYPVLSAIRRRLARGVQ; encoded by the coding sequence ATGTGGCCGCTTGGACACGCCGCCGTCGCCTATCTCTGTTATACTGGTCTCTGTCGGGCCGAGAATCGACTCCCGGAATCACTCGCCGTCGTCGCCCTGCTGATCGGGAGTCAGACGCCCGATCTGGTCGACAAGCCGCTGTCGTGGTATCTGGGCGTCCTCCCGACCGGCCGGAGCCTCGCCCACTCTCTGCTGGTGCTCGGTCCGCTCATTGGAGTCGTCTATCTCCTTGCAGCACGCTCGGGGCGGGCGGAGTACGGTATCGCCTTCAGTATCGGGGCGCTGTCGCATTTGCTGGCCGACAGCCTGCCGGCGTTGTGGGGTGGCACCGACGGCTCGTATCTATTGTGGCCTCTCCTTGCGGTCGAGCCGTACGAAAGCGGCCCGCCCTCGATCCTCGCTTTGTTCACCGAATCGCTCGGCCAGCCGTACTTCCTCGCGGAGTTCGTTCTCGCAGGGCTCGCAGTCGCCGTCTGGCAGCGTGATGGTTATCCGGTACTAAGCGCGATCCGTCGTCGACTCGCTCGCGGAGTTCAGTAG
- a CDS encoding sialate O-acetylesterase, whose amino-acid sequence MGLTRRQLLASTGGGAILGAASYDAVVGDQAGPSTASTAVDATAGETTTAAIAAADVDVFLIGGQSNATGHGNSEESPQPPPGTAFEYVPHGGLEPLADPVGEARSGSAWPAFAERYWTTSGRHAVYVPASIGGTSVHPAANDNWWSQSGLLLYRAIGRLRSAIVNLKLAEITPNFGGMLWHQGETDAGAIDNEIIDPVDFRQAFETMIARYRQEVDDPQAPFYLFQLGRRSDGDTAGFQHVRRIQREVAASDPNAWLVFDDAVSFPESGKMGDRLHYNQDGLNEMGTGGGQRVAEIQGE is encoded by the coding sequence ATGGGGCTTACTCGGCGACAGTTGCTTGCGTCGACTGGTGGCGGGGCGATCCTCGGAGCCGCCTCCTACGACGCCGTGGTCGGTGATCAGGCCGGCCCGTCCACTGCGAGCACGGCCGTCGACGCCACCGCTGGAGAGACCACAACAGCGGCCATCGCAGCGGCGGATGTAGATGTCTTTCTGATCGGTGGGCAGTCGAACGCGACCGGACATGGAAACAGCGAGGAGTCGCCGCAACCGCCGCCGGGAACCGCCTTCGAGTACGTCCCACACGGTGGGCTCGAACCGCTTGCCGATCCGGTTGGCGAAGCGAGATCCGGGAGTGCATGGCCGGCGTTTGCCGAGCGATACTGGACGACGAGCGGTCGACACGCAGTGTACGTCCCGGCGTCAATCGGGGGGACGTCCGTCCATCCGGCTGCAAACGACAACTGGTGGTCACAGTCCGGACTACTGTTGTATCGCGCTATCGGTCGACTCCGGAGTGCGATTGTGAACCTGAAACTGGCCGAGATAACGCCGAATTTCGGTGGCATGCTGTGGCATCAGGGCGAAACCGATGCCGGGGCCATCGACAATGAGATCATCGATCCAGTCGACTTCCGGCAGGCATTCGAGACCATGATCGCGCGGTATCGGCAGGAGGTCGACGACCCCCAAGCCCCGTTTTATCTCTTTCAGCTCGGTCGACGGAGCGATGGCGATACCGCCGGTTTTCAGCACGTGCGACGGATTCAACGGGAGGTTGCTGCGTCCGATCCCAATGCGTGGCTCGTCTTCGATGACGCCGTGTCGTTCCCCGAATCCGGGAAGATGGGAGACAGGCTCCACTACAATCAGGATGGGCTCAACGAAATGGGGACCGGCGGCGGGCAACGGGTTGCCGAGATACAGGGCGAGTAA
- a CDS encoding CheF family chemotaxis protein — MSEGEYKILDTKGRFAQAVKDGRSINDVSWSQGRILLSNRRIIVASNEGKRTIPLSKIEGLGGRHDPNQNIAAVSSYLSLKVDNDVMLVSASDHEEFQTAVYEAVLDQKIAQAKHPAVAGGVVQDTEWQKARLKVEDDAIAAALKSGEFVRLDLDDISGVETDQRTVNGEKKVVIQVSHVEGDTSVQTHLTGPKRICMFLKSFLAEGERRSQTNADLSEADKEVLMALYSGVSPFEIPAFIGKDVDTVEEIFERLVELDIVDEVRVRREVTLNSRGRNIASEAMNDQ; from the coding sequence ATGAGTGAAGGCGAGTACAAGATACTTGATACGAAGGGGCGGTTCGCACAGGCGGTCAAAGATGGCCGGTCCATCAACGACGTCTCGTGGTCACAGGGCCGTATCCTCCTGTCGAACCGTCGCATCATCGTCGCAAGCAATGAGGGCAAGCGGACCATCCCCTTGTCGAAGATCGAAGGGTTGGGTGGTCGACACGATCCAAATCAGAACATTGCGGCCGTGTCGAGCTATCTCAGTCTCAAAGTCGACAACGACGTGATGCTGGTCTCGGCGTCGGACCACGAGGAGTTTCAAACAGCCGTCTATGAGGCCGTTCTCGACCAGAAGATCGCTCAGGCCAAACACCCTGCGGTCGCCGGCGGTGTCGTCCAAGATACCGAATGGCAGAAAGCCCGGCTCAAAGTCGAGGACGACGCCATTGCGGCGGCCCTCAAAAGCGGCGAGTTCGTTCGGCTGGATCTCGACGACATCAGCGGCGTCGAAACCGACCAGCGAACCGTCAACGGCGAGAAGAAAGTCGTTATTCAGGTCTCCCACGTCGAGGGCGACACCAGCGTTCAGACCCACCTCACCGGCCCCAAACGGATCTGTATGTTCCTCAAATCCTTCCTCGCGGAGGGCGAACGGCGGAGTCAGACCAACGCCGACCTCTCGGAAGCCGATAAGGAAGTGCTGATGGCGCTCTACTCCGGCGTCTCGCCGTTCGAGATTCCGGCCTTCATCGGCAAGGATGTCGACACCGTCGAAGAGATCTTCGAGCGCCTCGTCGAACTCGACATCGTCGACGAGGTTCGGGTCCGCAGAGAGGTGACGCTCAACTCCCGCGGTCGCAACATCGCCAGCGAAGCGATGAACGATCAGTAA